A region of Halarcobacter mediterraneus DNA encodes the following proteins:
- a CDS encoding BCCT family transporter, producing the protein MKVANIGFFKGMNRKMSIISMLLIFIVVFLTGYFPEKSYMYLKNSKEFLNPFLEWYYVILVAFLLFLMIWLGMGRYKNVRLGSDVEQPEFTFFSWVSMLFAAGTGVGILFWSVAQPIIQFQDNPFTGSDMNAQSAILGMSLSYFHWGLNGWAIFSFIAITMAYFSYRHDYPLTIRSALYPILGKRTDSILGDLVDILAVFGTIFGIATTLGLGVEQMDAGLNHVLNIDTTLTLQLSVMAVIMFIATASVASGVSKGVKLISEGNFWLSIFVLVFLLVYGPTQYLIGVTVEATGFYIQNIIRFTFHTNVTHDSDWQTTWTVFFWGWWIAWSPFVGMFIARISRGRTFGEFVAGVLLTPTLITIVWIGLFGGTALYEELFMGKDITTAVNTDVSASLFIMLDNMEIGFISEIISFLMIALIATYLITSANAGTLVITTILASGSISPPTMHRVFWGIILTLLTGVLIIAGGLETLQSAVITAALPFSFIMIIMIIGLLKSLSLEDTPVRSGNEQISVREPWILDKNVGEEGTLIDELNPDIKKIEEPEYK; encoded by the coding sequence ATGAAAGTTGCAAATATAGGTTTTTTTAAAGGTATGAATAGAAAAATGTCAATAATTTCAATGTTATTGATTTTTATTGTAGTATTTTTAACAGGATATTTCCCTGAAAAAAGTTATATGTATCTAAAAAATTCAAAAGAGTTTTTAAACCCTTTTTTAGAATGGTATTATGTTATTCTTGTAGCTTTCTTGTTGTTTCTTATGATTTGGCTAGGTATGGGAAGATATAAGAATGTTAGGCTTGGTTCAGATGTTGAGCAGCCAGAATTTACTTTTTTTTCTTGGGTATCAATGCTTTTTGCTGCAGGAACAGGTGTTGGTATCTTATTTTGGTCTGTTGCCCAACCCATAATTCAATTTCAGGACAATCCTTTTACTGGAAGTGATATGAATGCACAATCGGCTATTTTAGGTATGTCTTTAAGTTATTTTCATTGGGGTTTAAATGGCTGGGCAATTTTTTCTTTTATTGCAATTACAATGGCATACTTTTCTTATAGACACGATTATCCTCTAACTATAAGGTCTGCTTTATATCCTATTTTAGGGAAAAGAACAGATTCTATTTTAGGCGACCTTGTAGATATTTTGGCTGTTTTTGGTACTATTTTTGGTATTGCCACAACTCTTGGTTTAGGCGTAGAGCAAATGGATGCAGGTTTAAACCATGTTTTAAATATTGATACTACATTAACTTTACAACTAAGTGTAATGGCTGTTATTATGTTTATAGCTACTGCTTCCGTAGCTTCAGGGGTTAGTAAAGGGGTTAAATTAATTTCTGAAGGAAACTTCTGGCTTAGTATTTTTGTTTTAGTTTTTCTTCTTGTTTATGGACCAACACAATATTTAATTGGAGTCACTGTTGAAGCAACAGGTTTTTATATTCAAAATATTATTAGGTTTACTTTTCATACGAATGTAACCCATGATAGTGATTGGCAAACTACTTGGACAGTTTTCTTTTGGGGATGGTGGATTGCATGGTCTCCTTTTGTTGGAATGTTTATTGCCAGAATATCAAGAGGGAGAACTTTTGGTGAGTTTGTTGCAGGAGTATTATTAACACCTACTTTAATTACAATAGTTTGGATAGGTTTATTTGGTGGTACAGCTTTATATGAAGAATTATTTATGGGAAAAGATATTACAACAGCTGTAAATACTGATGTTTCTGCATCTCTATTTATAATGTTAGATAATATGGAAATAGGTTTTATTTCTGAAATAATTTCATTTTTAATGATAGCCCTTATTGCAACTTATTTAATAACTTCAGCAAATGCTGGGACATTAGTAATTACTACAATTTTAGCTTCAGGGTCTATATCCCCTCCTACTATGCATAGAGTATTTTGGGGAATAATTCTGACTTTATTAACGGGTGTTTTAATTATAGCTGGTGGACTAGAAACACTTCAATCAGCAGTTATTACAGCAGCATTACCTTTTTCTTTTATTATGATAATTATGATTATAGGACTTTTAAAAAGTTTAAGTTTAGAAGATACTCCAGTAAGATCTGGTAATGAGCAAATTTCAGTTCGAGAACCTTGGATTTTAGATAAAAATGTAGGTGAGGAAGGAACTTTAATTGATGAATTAAATCCTGATATTAAAAAAATAGAAGAGCCTGAATATAAATAA
- a CDS encoding YihY/virulence factor BrkB family protein, whose product MQEPEIVKNPIKTLLKALDSFFNDDTTYYAASLSFFTIFSILPIIALLIAIISSLDIIQNYSDIFIKYTFDILNPTHSEDFIKTFQNYISNSNKLGWLGILYMLFVFIMFFKDYEYIVNKIHNAKRKPLLQSFFFYLFFLVTLPLMLATLNIVLSFYNNTFFNWLISFSFAWLIFFGLFKLSVNRHINTKAAAISSLFTLIILSITKNLFIYYVVYNKTYATIYGSLAILLFSFFWIYISWVIYLYGMKMCHKLNIQQKAKLKALKDK is encoded by the coding sequence ATGCAAGAGCCAGAAATTGTAAAGAATCCTATTAAGACTTTATTAAAAGCTTTAGATTCATTTTTTAATGATGATACAACTTATTATGCTGCAAGTCTTAGTTTCTTTACAATTTTTTCTATTTTACCAATAATCGCTTTATTAATTGCAATTATTTCTAGTTTGGATATTATTCAAAACTATTCAGATATATTTATAAAATACACTTTTGATATTTTAAACCCTACCCACTCAGAAGACTTTATTAAGACCTTCCAAAACTATATTTCAAATTCAAATAAACTAGGTTGGCTTGGTATTTTATATATGCTATTTGTTTTTATTATGTTTTTTAAAGATTATGAATATATTGTAAATAAAATACATAATGCAAAAAGAAAACCTCTTTTACAGTCATTTTTTTTCTATTTGTTTTTTTTAGTTACCTTACCACTTATGCTTGCTACATTAAATATTGTTTTATCTTTTTACAATAATACTTTTTTTAACTGGCTAATAAGTTTTTCTTTTGCTTGGTTAATATTTTTTGGACTTTTTAAATTAAGTGTAAATAGACATATTAATACAAAAGCTGCAGCTATTTCTTCTTTATTTACTTTAATAATTCTTTCTATTACTAAAAATTTATTTATCTATTATGTTGTTTACAATAAAACTTATGCAACAATTTATGGATCTTTAGCAATATTACTATTTTCTTTTTTTTGGATTTATATTTCTTGGGTAATTTATTTATATGGTATGAAAATGTGTCATAAACTAAATATTCAACAAAAAGCAAAGCTAAAAGCTTTAAAAGATAAATAA
- a CDS encoding peroxiredoxin, which translates to MIEIGQKAPEFCTPNQDDIEICSRDLIGKWIVLYFYPKDLTPGCTNEACDFTAAEAQFDDLDAVILGVSPDDSAKHRKFIEKYDLSITLLADTDKKMCEDYGVWQLKKFMGRENMGVVRSTFIIDPEGKIAEKWEKVSVRKKKTVKGEKIEVLHSDVVRDRLKELQEAK; encoded by the coding sequence ATGATTGAAATAGGACAAAAAGCACCAGAGTTTTGTACACCAAATCAAGATGATATTGAAATTTGCTCAAGAGATTTAATAGGGAAATGGATTGTATTATACTTTTATCCAAAAGATTTAACACCAGGTTGTACAAATGAAGCTTGTGATTTTACTGCTGCTGAAGCACAATTTGATGACTTAGATGCTGTGATATTAGGAGTTAGTCCTGATGATAGTGCAAAACATAGAAAGTTTATTGAAAAATATGATTTATCAATAACACTTCTTGCAGATACAGATAAAAAAATGTGTGAAGACTATGGAGTATGGCAACTTAAAAAATTCATGGGAAGAGAAAATATGGGAGTAGTTAGAAGTACTTTTATTATTGACCCAGAAGGTAAAATAGCTGAGAAATGGGAAAAAGTAAGTGTACGAAAAAAGAAAACTGTAAAAGGTGAAAAAATTGAAGTTCTTCACTCAGATGTTGTAAGAGATAGATTAAAAGAACTTCAAGAAGCTAAATAA
- a CDS encoding FAD-binding oxidoreductase, whose translation MLNKEHIDYFKNIVGEENVKADKAHLIAYCYDATKERFEPDAVVFPRDEQDISKVLKYCNEHKIVIVPRGAGSGFTGGALPSNGGIILSLERHMNKLLEIDMENMVGVVQPGLINMEFQKAVEEVGLFYPPDPASEEYSTLGGNVSENAGGMRAAKYGITKDYVVALRAVLPNGEIISAGKKTIKDVAGYNTAGILIASEGTLAVITEITLKLIPKPKFKQTYMGVFPDVNTAMNAVFKSLAAGANPVAMEFLDALVIKALKQKFPNIELPENAGGILVGDVDGSSQAEIDSQIETLKEAFAKYGSIGFIEAKDEEEGKKLWFARRNASPATAIYGTKKLNEDISVPRAKLPEALDAIYAIGEKYGFNVPCFGHAGDGNIHVNVMVKDKNNEKEMHDGHKAIEEIFQMVCDMGGTLSGEHGIGLSKAPFMNIAFTDAEIELFKSIKKAFDPNNILNPFKMGLV comes from the coding sequence ATGCTAAATAAAGAACATATTGACTATTTTAAAAATATTGTAGGTGAGGAAAATGTAAAAGCAGATAAAGCTCACCTAATAGCTTATTGCTATGATGCAACAAAAGAGAGATTTGAGCCAGATGCAGTTGTTTTTCCAAGGGATGAGCAAGATATATCTAAAGTTTTAAAATATTGTAATGAACATAAAATAGTAATCGTACCAAGAGGTGCAGGAAGTGGTTTTACAGGAGGTGCTTTACCTTCAAACGGAGGTATAATACTTTCTTTAGAAAGACATATGAATAAACTACTTGAAATTGATATGGAAAATATGGTTGGAGTTGTACAGCCTGGACTTATTAATATGGAATTTCAAAAGGCTGTTGAAGAAGTAGGATTGTTTTATCCACCAGACCCAGCAAGTGAAGAATATTCTACACTAGGGGGAAATGTATCAGAAAATGCTGGTGGAATGAGAGCAGCTAAATATGGTATTACAAAAGATTATGTAGTGGCATTAAGAGCTGTTTTACCAAATGGTGAAATTATAAGTGCTGGTAAAAAAACAATAAAAGATGTTGCTGGATATAATACAGCTGGTATTTTAATTGCAAGTGAAGGTACTCTTGCAGTTATTACTGAAATTACTTTAAAACTTATTCCAAAACCTAAATTTAAACAAACTTATATGGGTGTTTTTCCTGATGTAAATACAGCTATGAATGCAGTATTTAAATCACTTGCAGCAGGCGCAAATCCTGTTGCTATGGAATTTTTAGATGCTCTTGTTATTAAAGCTTTAAAACAAAAATTCCCAAATATAGAATTACCTGAAAATGCTGGTGGTATTTTAGTTGGAGATGTTGATGGAAGTAGCCAAGCAGAAATTGATTCTCAAATTGAAACCTTAAAAGAAGCCTTTGCTAAGTATGGTTCTATTGGATTTATTGAGGCAAAAGATGAAGAAGAAGGTAAAAAACTTTGGTTTGCAAGAAGAAATGCGAGTCCTGCAACAGCTATTTATGGTACAAAAAAATTAAATGAAGATATTTCTGTACCAAGGGCTAAGCTTCCAGAAGCACTAGATGCGATTTATGCAATTGGTGAAAAATATGGTTTTAATGTTCCTTGTTTTGGTCATGCAGGAGATGGGAATATCCATGTTAATGTAATGGTTAAAGATAAAAACAATGAAAAAGAAATGCACGACGGACATAAAGCAATTGAAGAAATTTTTCAAATGGTTTGTGATATGGGTGGTACCTTATCAGGAGAACATGGAATTGGATTATCAAAAGCACCATTTATGAATATTGCTTTTACTGATGCAGAAATAGAACTTTTCAAAAGTATAAAAAAAGCATTTGACCCAAATAATATTTTAAATCCATTTAAAATGGGACTTGTATAA
- a CDS encoding HNH endonuclease — protein sequence MVLDLKFILIGFLLIASLIPLYIYRKEIYKKINRKGNIKAFLKDVEIYLKSNHPKINFDFSIISKYKNEKDIHIQETLILEDFINQFVNYEYELTTQSPVAKEKLWSSYDINSKVISEEKRPNDWARRKETAWNRDQGKCNRCGIKTKLVDAQILLARQTKDGGGFNLENLVVLCSDCSKVIRTSNKQKVGKDLNISNNLIKKVEP from the coding sequence ATGGTTTTAGACTTAAAATTTATATTAATTGGTTTTTTACTAATAGCTTCTTTAATTCCTTTATATATTTACAGAAAAGAAATATATAAAAAAATAAATAGAAAAGGAAATATTAAAGCTTTTTTGAAAGATGTTGAAATTTATTTAAAAAGTAATCATCCAAAAATTAATTTTGATTTTTCAATAATTTCAAAATATAAAAATGAAAAAGATATACATATTCAAGAAACCTTGATACTAGAAGATTTTATAAATCAATTTGTAAACTATGAATATGAATTAACAACTCAAAGTCCCGTAGCAAAAGAAAAACTATGGAGTTCTTATGATATAAATTCAAAAGTAATTTCAGAAGAAAAAAGACCTAATGATTGGGCAAGAAGAAAAGAAACTGCTTGGAATAGAGATCAAGGTAAATGTAATAGATGTGGAATAAAAACAAAACTTGTAGATGCACAAATACTTTTAGCAAGACAAACAAAAGATGGTGGAGGATTTAATTTAGAAAACTTAGTTGTCTTATGTAGTGATTGTAGTAAAGTAATAAGAACATCTAATAAACAAAAAGTAGGAAAAGATTTAAATATTTCTAATAATCTCATAAAAAAAGTAGAGCCTTAA
- the tlyA gene encoding 23S rRNA (cytidine-2'-O)-methyltransferase TlyA — MRLDLYLTKHFNIQSRNKASELIKSKKVKVDGIIISKASYIVEEKMNIELLEDDFYVSRAAYKLKYFLEEFNINIENKIALDIGSSTGGFTQILLENNIKEVTCVDVGSNQLHKRIKEDKRIIFFENQDIRTFKSSKIFDLITCDVSFISILNIIEEINNLANKEIIILFKPQFEVGNNIKRDKKGVVKDKNAILKARQKFLDTCKLLNWELLAYAKSKLEGKDGNEEELFYFSK, encoded by the coding sequence ATGAGATTGGATTTATACCTTACAAAACATTTTAATATTCAAAGTAGAAATAAAGCTAGTGAACTTATAAAATCAAAAAAAGTAAAAGTTGATGGAATAATCATTTCTAAAGCCTCTTATATAGTTGAAGAAAAAATGAATATTGAACTACTTGAAGATGATTTTTATGTAAGCCGAGCTGCTTATAAACTTAAATATTTTTTAGAAGAATTTAATATTAATATAGAAAATAAAATAGCTTTAGATATAGGAAGTAGTACTGGTGGTTTTACTCAAATCCTTCTTGAAAACAATATCAAAGAAGTAACTTGTGTAGATGTGGGTTCAAATCAACTGCATAAAAGAATAAAAGAAGATAAAAGAATTATTTTTTTTGAAAATCAAGATATAAGAACATTTAAAAGTTCTAAAATTTTTGACTTGATTACTTGTGATGTTTCTTTTATTTCAATTTTAAATATAATTGAAGAAATAAATAACTTGGCAAATAAAGAAATAATTATTTTATTTAAACCCCAATTTGAAGTTGGTAATAATATCAAAAGAGATAAAAAAGGGGTAGTAAAAGATAAGAATGCTATTTTAAAAGCAAGACAAAAGTTTCTTGATACTTGCAAACTTTTAAATTGGGAACTCTTAGCTTATGCAAAAAGTAAACTTGAAGGAAAAGATGGAAATGAAGAAGAGCTCTTCTATTTTAGTAAATAA
- a CDS encoding type II secretion system protein GspD, translated as MKLIIFFIFFVNLYSKEINVNFKNLDLVELVNITSKTINKDILVPFKLEGKVNFSSNSTIAKDDLLNILNDSLEQNGYFLQKEKDIFKVVKNKKNKSKIIKEKVKVYNTKTSIINLTHLNAENIQKLLINIIKQRSYPKGAKPVIAFEKETNSLIINAQKKDLEDLENIVKDLDKSRIQVYIKAKIIELDEYLLNDVGFRFGILGAKAYSGGLYTFSSNLNNGNAISFDTSSIGLEIPNISSSLALGASLSLLKQTYALNIVSEPSLLCLNNKESSIYVGETISIQTGSTISDGGNTVNVLEREDIGLTLKLKPRVFGKKVLIDIDTKIEGVKTANTTNSNPDTSKKHINTTAFVNNGESVILGGLIESKSEKNIEEVPYISEIPMIGELFKNRYKDNRTKNLLIIVTPYIIPKNKDLTYLTKQLSKLKALEDKFLEESLINLKKKKDYKNNSTKINKTKKSRFENYFNM; from the coding sequence ATGAAACTTATTATCTTTTTTATTTTTTTTGTAAATCTTTACTCTAAAGAAATTAATGTAAACTTTAAAAATTTGGATTTAGTAGAACTTGTAAATATTACTTCAAAGACTATAAATAAAGATATTTTAGTTCCCTTTAAATTAGAAGGTAAAGTAAACTTTAGTTCAAATTCAACTATTGCAAAAGATGACTTATTAAATATTTTAAATGATTCTCTTGAGCAAAATGGCTATTTTCTCCAAAAAGAAAAAGATATTTTTAAAGTTGTAAAAAACAAAAAGAATAAAAGTAAAATCATCAAAGAAAAGGTTAAAGTTTATAATACAAAAACTTCAATAATTAACTTAACGCATCTAAATGCTGAAAATATACAAAAATTATTAATTAATATAATCAAACAAAGATCTTACCCAAAGGGAGCAAAACCTGTAATAGCATTTGAAAAAGAAACAAATAGTTTAATTATAAATGCTCAAAAAAAAGATTTAGAAGATTTAGAAAATATAGTAAAAGACTTGGATAAAAGTAGAATACAAGTTTACATAAAAGCAAAAATTATTGAATTAGATGAGTATTTATTAAATGATGTAGGATTTAGATTTGGGATTTTAGGAGCAAAGGCTTATAGTGGAGGTTTATATACTTTTTCTTCAAATTTAAATAATGGAAATGCTATTTCTTTTGATACTTCTTCTATAGGTTTAGAAATTCCTAATATAAGTTCTTCTTTGGCTTTAGGTGCTTCATTAAGTTTGTTAAAACAAACCTATGCTTTGAATATTGTTTCTGAACCTTCTTTACTTTGTTTAAATAATAAAGAAAGTTCAATATATGTAGGTGAAACAATTTCTATTCAAACAGGAAGTACTATAAGTGATGGAGGAAATACAGTAAATGTTCTTGAAAGAGAAGATATAGGTTTAACTTTAAAACTCAAACCAAGAGTATTTGGAAAAAAAGTTTTAATTGATATTGATACTAAAATAGAAGGTGTTAAGACTGCTAATACTACAAATAGTAATCCTGATACTTCAAAAAAACATATAAATACAACAGCTTTTGTAAATAATGGGGAAAGTGTTATTTTAGGAGGTCTAATAGAAAGTAAAAGTGAAAAAAATATTGAAGAAGTTCCTTATATAAGTGAAATCCCTATGATAGGAGAATTATTTAAAAATAGATATAAAGATAATAGAACAAAAAATTTATTGATAATAGTTACTCCATATATAATTCCAAAGAATAAAGATTTAACATATTTAACTAAACAATTATCAAAATTAAAAGCTTTGGAAGATAAGTTTTTAGAAGAAAGTTTAATAAACCTAAAGAAGAAAAAAGACTATAAAAATAATTCAACAAAAATTAATAAAACTAAAAAAAGTAGATTTGAAAACTATTTTAATATGTAA
- the cmoA gene encoding carboxy-S-adenosyl-L-methionine synthase CmoA, which translates to MTDKVFEKSIKKQFEFDEEVASVFDDMLNRSVPFYKEMQRLTINFALNYLEENDTVYDLGCSTASTLIELAKHSSKKFDLIGIDNSSAMLARAENKCKAFGVDIKLLNEDLHNIDYENAKLVISNYTLQFIRPLQREKLVKKIYENLEENGIFIFSEKVISSDKVLGKQYIDEYYEFKKTQGYSEFEIAQKREALENVLIPYTDEENKKMILDAGFSHCETLFKWVNFATFIAIKK; encoded by the coding sequence ATGACAGATAAGGTATTTGAAAAATCAATAAAAAAACAATTTGAATTTGATGAAGAAGTAGCATCAGTATTTGATGATATGTTAAATCGTTCAGTTCCCTTTTATAAAGAGATGCAACGATTAACTATAAACTTTGCATTAAACTATTTAGAAGAAAATGATACTGTTTATGATTTAGGTTGCTCAACAGCTTCTACATTAATAGAACTTGCGAAACACTCTTCAAAAAAATTTGATTTAATTGGAATAGATAATTCTTCTGCAATGCTTGCGAGAGCTGAAAATAAATGCAAAGCATTTGGAGTTGATATTAAACTTCTTAATGAAGATTTACATAACATTGATTATGAAAATGCAAAACTTGTTATTTCTAATTATACTCTTCAATTTATAAGACCTTTGCAAAGGGAAAAATTAGTAAAAAAAATATATGAAAACTTAGAAGAAAATGGAATCTTTATTTTCAGTGAAAAAGTAATTTCTTCAGATAAAGTTTTAGGAAAACAATATATTGATGAGTATTATGAATTTAAAAAAACTCAAGGTTATAGTGAATTTGAAATTGCACAAAAAAGAGAAGCCTTAGAAAATGTACTTATACCTTATACTGATGAAGAAAATAAAAAAATGATATTAGATGCAGGATTTAGTCATTGTGAAACACTTTTTAAGTGGGTAAACTTTGCTACATTTATTGCAATAAAAAAGTAA
- a CDS encoding YigZ family protein, protein MYFVKEETNQTLEEKKSKFIAYLCPYNQFDSLMKRLRSEHPKARHFVYAYRYLNDFEQVVENSSDDGEPKGTSGKPSLNVLAGNELINSAVIIIRYFGGVKLGTGGLVRAYSDAVNLVIKNSNLKKYEKLITQVLECEYNELSQLEYLLNQKNINIKSKEFTSNISLELELTKEQLDELKNDLPRNIKIK, encoded by the coding sequence ATGTATTTTGTAAAAGAAGAAACTAATCAAACCTTAGAAGAAAAGAAGTCTAAATTTATTGCTTATTTATGTCCTTATAATCAATTTGATTCACTAATGAAAAGACTAAGAAGTGAACATCCAAAAGCTAGACATTTTGTTTATGCCTATAGATATTTAAATGATTTTGAACAAGTTGTAGAAAACTCAAGTGATGATGGGGAACCTAAAGGAACAAGCGGGAAACCCTCCTTAAATGTTCTTGCTGGAAATGAGCTTATAAATAGTGCTGTCATAATTATAAGATATTTTGGAGGTGTAAAGTTAGGAACAGGTGGTTTAGTAAGAGCTTATAGTGATGCTGTTAATTTAGTAATAAAAAATAGTAATTTAAAAAAGTATGAAAAACTTATTACTCAAGTTTTAGAGTGTGAATATAATGAATTGTCTCAACTTGAATATTTGTTAAATCAAAAAAATATAAATATTAAATCAAAAGAGTTTACTTCAAATATAAGTTTAGAACTTGAACTTACAAAAGAACAACTTGATGAATTAAAAAATGATTTACCTAGGAATATAAAAATAAAATAA
- a CDS encoding plasminogen-binding N-terminal domain-containing protein has product MKLVSKTLIVALSTFALTQSLNAKTTICYKQAWNSPSTIESTQLDGGLCKGEFSFNQMKEKGWNLKDLKIEKAKTGLNYIYTLTDEEIISIDNSKFMSNKHVKLDYSPFTTKLNKITNDTAKIDIPNLRVGQSGIVKHVYENRKSLVVANALVTSSDSTSSTLKLVPFLDIKQNAIPTSNRKAQEGDEVIINYLYDSSLIIAPSQDAFLATREKYRDNNFLHSDLFASKLKTNAEPLPSKETIQDFAISQNIGTLFFVIKNKVYIVDSKTFAILEQENIAYNFTQDEKMPFYTRVEKIEKNPFESILDYENWLDSISSFFGDDKRTEEEILLEDEVSSEELVVDGKIYNNYYETLLGLKDAK; this is encoded by the coding sequence ATGAAATTAGTATCAAAAACTTTAATAGTGGCATTATCAACCTTTGCTTTAACACAAAGTCTAAATGCAAAAACAACAATTTGCTATAAGCAAGCTTGGAATTCTCCATCAACAATAGAAAGTACTCAATTAGATGGAGGTCTTTGTAAAGGAGAATTTTCTTTTAATCAAATGAAAGAAAAAGGTTGGAATCTTAAAGATTTAAAAATAGAAAAAGCTAAAACAGGTTTAAACTATATTTATACCTTAACAGATGAAGAGATTATTTCTATTGATAATTCAAAGTTTATGTCAAATAAACATGTAAAATTAGACTATAGCCCTTTTACAACTAAACTTAATAAAATTACAAATGATACAGCTAAAATAGATATACCAAATTTAAGAGTTGGACAAAGTGGTATTGTAAAACATGTTTATGAAAATAGAAAATCTTTAGTAGTGGCTAATGCTTTAGTTACTTCTTCTGACTCAACTTCTTCAACTTTAAAACTTGTTCCTTTTTTAGATATAAAACAAAATGCTATTCCAACTTCAAATAGAAAAGCACAAGAAGGGGATGAAGTAATAATTAATTATCTTTATGATTCTTCTTTAATTATTGCCCCATCTCAAGATGCTTTTTTAGCTACAAGAGAAAAATACAGAGATAATAACTTTTTGCACTCTGATCTTTTTGCTTCTAAATTGAAAACAAATGCAGAACCTTTACCTTCAAAAGAGACTATTCAAGATTTTGCTATATCTCAAAATATTGGTACTTTATTTTTTGTAATTAAAAATAAAGTTTATATTGTTGATAGTAAAACTTTTGCTATTTTAGAACAAGAAAATATTGCATATAATTTTACACAAGATGAAAAGATGCCTTTTTATACAAGAGTTGAAAAAATAGAAAAAAATCCTTTTGAATCAATTTTAGACTATGAAAATTGGTTAGATTCTATATCATCATTTTTTGGAGACGATAAAAGAACAGAGGAAGAAATATTATTAGAAGATGAAGTTTCTTCAGAAGAATTAGTAGTAGATGGCAAAATTTATAATAACTACTATGAAACATTATTAGGTTTAAAAGATGCTAAATAA
- a CDS encoding bifunctional riboflavin kinase/FAD synthetase has protein sequence MKKSSSILVNKKDITTIAIGGFDGMHFAHQKLFKNLGEKGGIVSIESGFSNLTPKSYRQEYSKYPIYYYVLENIKHLSGKEFIDLIKEEFPNLKKIVVGFDFCFGKNRKNCIPQLKELFQGEVVVIEEIKVDGISVHSRIIREFLKDGNIEFANKLLGKNYKIFGDQIKGQGLGSKQFVPTINLRVEDFLLPKEGVYATKTIISEKKHNSVTFLGHRKTTDGSYAVETHILDKNIKNSYRTVQVEFIKKLRENEKFDSFEALKEQIQKDILNAKNILSI, from the coding sequence ATGAAGAAGAGCTCTTCTATTTTAGTAAATAAAAAAGATATTACAACCATTGCTATTGGTGGTTTCGATGGAATGCATTTTGCCCATCAAAAACTTTTTAAAAATCTTGGAGAAAAAGGAGGAATAGTTTCTATTGAATCTGGTTTTTCTAATTTAACTCCTAAAAGTTACAGGCAAGAATATTCTAAATATCCTATTTACTATTATGTTTTAGAAAATATAAAACACTTAAGTGGAAAAGAATTTATTGACTTAATAAAAGAAGAGTTTCCAAATCTTAAAAAAATTGTTGTAGGCTTTGATTTTTGTTTTGGGAAAAATAGAAAAAACTGCATCCCTCAATTAAAAGAGCTTTTTCAAGGAGAAGTTGTAGTTATAGAAGAAATAAAAGTTGATGGAATTTCTGTTCATTCAAGAATAATTAGAGAATTTTTAAAAGATGGTAACATAGAATTTGCAAATAAACTTCTAGGTAAAAACTATAAAATCTTCGGAGATCAAATAAAAGGTCAAGGATTGGGAAGTAAACAATTTGTTCCAACTATAAACTTAAGAGTTGAAGATTTTTTATTACCTAAAGAAGGAGTTTATGCCACAAAAACAATTATAAGTGAAAAAAAGCATAACTCAGTAACATTTTTGGGTCACAGAAAAACCACTGATGGAAGCTATGCTGTGGAAACTCATATATTAGATAAAAATATAAAAAACTCATACAGAACAGTTCAAGTTGAATTTATTAAAAAACTAAGAGAAAATGAAAAGTTTGATTCTTTTGAAGCTTTAAAAGAACAAATACAAAAAGATATTTTAAATGCAAAAAACATTTTAAGCATTTGA